Proteins co-encoded in one Bos taurus isolate L1 Dominette 01449 registration number 42190680 breed Hereford chromosome X, ARS-UCD2.0, whole genome shotgun sequence genomic window:
- the HCFC1 gene encoding host cell factor 1 isoform X2, whose product MASAVSPANSPAVLLQPRWKRVVGWSGPVPRPRHGHRAVAIKELIVVFGGGNEGIVDELHVYNTATNQWFIPAVRGDIPPGCAAYGFVCDGTRLLVFGGMVEYGKYSNDLYELQASRWEWKRLKAKTPKNGPPPCPRLGHSFSLVGNKCYLFGGLANDSEDPKNNIPRYLNDLYILELRPGSGVVAWDIPITYGVLPPPRESHTAVVYTEKDNKKSKLVIYGGMSGCRLGDLWTLDIETLTWNKPSLSGVAPLPRSLHSATTIGNKMYVFGGWVPLVMDDVKVATHEKEWKCTNTLACLNLDTMAWETILMDTLEDNIPRARAGHCAVAINTRLYIWSGRDGYRKAWNNQVCCKDLWYLETEKPPPPARVQLVRANTNSLEVSWGAVATADSYLLQLQKYDIPATAATATSPTPNPVPSVPANPPKSPAPAAAAPAVQPLTQVGITLLPQAAAAPPTTTTIQVLPTVPGSSISVPAAARTQGVPAVLKVTGPQATTGTPLVTMRPASQAGKAPVTVTSLPAGVRMVVPTQSAQGTVIGSSPQMSGMAALAAAAAATQKIPPSSAPTVLSVPAGTTIVKTVAVTPGTTTLPATVKVASSPVMVSNPATRMLKTAAAQVGTSVSSAANTSTRPIITVHKSGTVTVAQQAQVVTTVVGGVTKTITLVKSPISVPGGSALISNLGKVMSVVQTKPVQTSAVTGQASTGPVTQIIQTKGPLPAGTILKLVTSADGKPTTIITTTQASGAGTKPTILGISSVSPSTTKPGTTTIIKTIPMSAIITQAGATGRGLPRCAGEKAGVTSSAGIKSPITIITTKVMTSGTGAPAKIITAVPKIATGHGQQGVTQVVLKGAPGQPGTILRTVPMGGVRLVTPVTVSAVKPAVTTLVVKGTTGVTTLGTVTGTVSTSLAGAGGHSTSASLATPITTLGTIATLSSQVINPTAITVSAAQTTLTAAAGLTTPTITMQPVSQPTQVTLITAPSGVEAQPVHDLPVSILASPTTEQPTATVTIADSGQGDVQPGTVTLVCSNPPCETHETGTTNTATTTVVANLGGHPQPTQVQFVCDRQEATAALVTSTVGQPNGSVVRVCSNPPCETHETGTTSTATTAMSGIGGGPRRDIRLACAATTIPTVVRVSVTAGASEGAQVSIKPACQTRQTSATSTTMTVMATGAPCSAGPLLRPSVALEAAGRGATLLQLGPLSAQVRPGGEERSLAGLGPLVSVGRQLEVHHTHTTNTPTVARSAMGAGEPHELLGAPTLVYESSASASVTAAALEALLCPSAAVTQVCSNPPCETHETGTTHTPTTATSGGAAGQPEGGQQPPASRPCETHQTASTGTTMSVSLGALLPDAAPSHRTLESSLEVAVPPAVAPQAGASLLTPFPTQRVCSNPPCETHETGTTHTATTVTSNMSSNQDPPPPAGDQGEVESTQGDSVNIASSSPITTTVSSTLTRAVTTVTQSTPVPGPSVPKISSVTETAPGALTTEVPIPATITVTIANTETSDMPFSAVDILQPPEELQASPGPRQQLPPRQLLQPASAPLVGDSAEVLSASQSPELQAAVDLSSTGDPSSGQEPASSAVVATVVVQPPPPTQSEVDQLSLPQELMAEAQAGTTTLMVTGLTPEELAVTAAAEAAAQAAATEEAQALAIQAVLQAAQQAVMGTGEPMDTSEAAAAVTQAELSHLSAEGQEGQATTIPIVLTQQELAALVQQQQLQEAQAQQQQHHLPTEALAPADSLNDPTIESNCLNELAGAVPSTVSLLPPTATESLAPSNTFVAPQPVVVASPAKLQAAATLTEVANGIESLGVKPDLPPPPSKAPVKKENQWFDVGVIKGTNVMVTHYFLPPEDAVPTDDDSGTVPDYNQLKKQELQPGTAYKFRVAGINACGRGPFSEISAFKTCLPGFPGAPCAIKISKSPDGAHLTWEPPSVTSGKIIEYSVYLAIQSAQAGGETKSSTPAQLAFMRVYCGPSPSCLVQSSSLSNAHIDYTTKPAIIFRIAARNEKGYGPATQVRWLQETSKDSSGAKPASKRPMSSPEMKSAPKKSKADGQ is encoded by the exons CGACCAACCAGTGGTTCATCCCAGCTGTGAGAGGGGACATCCCTCCTGGGTGTGCAGCCTATGGCTTCGTGTGCGATGGGACACGCCTGCTCGTGTTTGGAGGGATGGTGGAATACGGGAAGTACAGCAACGACCTCTACGAGCTCCAG GCAAGCCGGTGGGAATGGAAGAGACTGAAAGCAAAGACGCCCAAAAATGGGCCACCTCCGTGTCCTCGGCTTGGGCACAGCTTCTCCCTTGTGGGCAACAAGTGTTACCTGTTTGGGGGTCTGGCCAATGATAGCGAGGACCCCAAGAATAACATTCCGAG GTACCTGAATGACTTATACATCCTGGAACTGCGGCCGGGCTCTGGAGTGGTAGCCTGGGACATTCCCATCACTTACGGCGTCCTGCCCCCACCCCGAGAGTCTCACACTGCAGTGGTCTACACTGAGAAAGACAACAAGAAGTCCAAACTGGTGATCTATGGAGGGATGAGTGGCTGCAGGCTGGGGGACCTCTGGACCTTGGATATCG AGACTTTGACATGGAATAAGCCCAGCCTCAGCGGGGTGGCACCTCTTCCTCGAAGTCTCCACTCGGCCACGACCATAGGAAACAA AATGTACGTGTTTGGTGGCTGGGTGCCTCTCGTCATGGATGACGTCAAAGTGGCCACACACGAGAAGGAGTGGAAGTGTACCAACACTCTGGCTTGTCTCAACCTGG ATACCATGGCTTGGGAGACCATCCTGATGGATACGCTGGAAGACAATATTCCCCGGGCCCGTGCTGGCCACTGTGCGGTAGCCATCAATACCCGCCTTTACATTTGGAGTGGGCGTGACGGCTACCGAAAGGCCTGGAATAACCAGGTCTGCTGCAAGGACCTCTGGTACCTGGAAACGG AGAAGCCGCCACCTCCAGCCCGGGTACAGCTGGTGCGAGCCAACACTAACTCCCTGGAGGTGAGCTGGGGGGCCGTGGCAACAGCCGACAGTTACCTTCTGCAGCTCCAGAAATATGACATTCCTGCCACGGCTGCCACTGCCACCTCCCCCACACCCAATCCAGTCCCGTCTGTGCCTGCCAATCCTCCCAAGAGCCCTGCCCCAGCAGCAGCCGCACCTGCCGTGCAGCCGCTGACCCAAGTAGGCATCACGCTCCTGCCCCAGGCTGCTGCCGCGCCCccgaccaccaccaccatccaggTCTTGCCGACGGTGCCTGGCAGCTCAATCTCCGTGCCCGCCGCAGCCAGGACTCAAG GTGTCCCGGCTGTGCTGAAAGTGACTGGTCCTCAGGCTACCACGGGAACCCCGTTGGTCACCATGCGACCTGCCAGCCAGGCTGGGAAAGCCCCCGTGACTGTGACCTCCCTTCCCGCAGGCGTGCGGATGGTTGTGCCTACACAGAGCGCCCAGGGGACA GTCATTGGCAGCAGCCCGCAGATGAGTGGCATGGCTGCATTGGCAGCCGCGGCTGCTGCCACCCAGAAGATCCCTCCTTCCTCGGCACCCACGGTCCTGAGTGTCCCGGCTGGCACCACTATCGTCAAAACCGTGGCCGTGACGCCGGGCACCACCACGCTCCCAGCCACTGTGAAGGTGGCCTCCTCGCCAGTCATG GTGAGCAACCCAGCCACTCGCATGCTGAAGACTGCAGCTGCCCAGGTGGGGACTTCCGTCTCTTCTGCCGCCAACACATCTACCCGTCCCATCATCACCGTACACAAGTCCGGAACCGTGACAGTGGCCCAGCAAGCCCAGGTGGTGACCACAGTGGTGGGTGGGGTTACCAAGACCATCACCCTGGTGAAGAGCCCCATCTCGGTCCCAGGAGGCAGTGCTCTG ATTTCCAatctgggcaaagtaatgtcagtGGTCCAGACCAAACCGGTTCAGACTTCGGCAGTCACAGGCCAGGCATCTACAGGCCCGGTGACTCAGATCATCCAG ACCAAAGGACCCTTGCCAGCCGGGACCATCCTGAAGCTGGTGACGTCTGCAGATGGCAAGCCCACTACCATCATCACAACCACACAGGCCAGCGGGGCAGGGACTAAGCCTACCATCCTGGGCATCAGCAGTGTGTCCCCCAGCACCACCAAGCCCGGCACCACCACTAtcattaagaccatccccatgtcGGCCATCATCACACAGGCGGGCGCCACGGGTAGGGGCCTTCCCCGGTGTGCTGGGGAGAAAGCAG GCGTGACTAGCAGTGCCGGCATCAAGTCACCCATCACCATTATCACCACCAAGGTGATGACTTCCGGAACTGGAGCCCCCGCCAAAATCATCACGGCTGTTCCCAAAATCGCTACGGGTCACGGGCAGCAAGGAGTGACCCAG gtggtgctgaaGGGCGCACCTGGCCAGCCAGGCACCATCCTCCGCACCGTGCCTATGGGGGGCGTCCGCCTGGTCACCCCTGTTACCGTCTCTGCTGTCAAGCCTGCTGTCACCACACTGGTTGTCAAGGGCACCACAG GCGTCACGACCCTGGGCACGGTGACAGGCACCGTCTCCACCAGCCTGGCCGGAGCCGGGGGCCATAGCACCAGCGCCTCACTGGCCACACCCATCACCACGTTGGGCACCATCGCCACCCTCTCAAGCCAGGTGATCAACCCCACTGCCATCACTGTGTCTGCGGCGCAGACGACGCTGACAGCGGCCGCTGGGCTTACCACACCCACCATAACCATGCAG CCTGTCTCCCAGCCTACCCAGGTGACTCTGATAACGGCCCCCAGCGGGGTGGAGGCCCAGCCTGTGCACGACCTCCCAGTGTCCATTCTGGCCTCCCCTACTACAGAACAGCCCACGGCCACGGTCACCATCGCTGATTCGGGCCAGGGTGATGTGCAGCCCGGCACCGTGACCCTGGTGTGCTCCAACCCGCCGTGCGAAACCCACGAGACGGGCACCACCAATACAGCCACCACCACCGTCGTCGCTAATCTGGGGGGGCACCCCCAGCCCACCCAAGTGCAGTTTGTCTGCGACAGACAGGAGGCCACTGCTGCTCTCGTGACCTCCACGGTGGGCCAGCCGAATGGCAGTGTAGTTCGTGTCTGCTCCAACCCGCCGTGTGAAACCCACGAGACCGGCACCACCAGTACAGCTACCACCGCCATGTCTGGCATCGGAGGCGGGCCGCGGCGAGACATCCGGCTCGCCTGCGCGGCCACCACCATTCCCACCGTGGTCCGGGTCAGCGTGACTGCCGGGGCGTCAGAGGGAGCTCAGGTTTCCATCAAGCCCGCATGCCAAACCCGTCAGACCAGTGCAACCAGCACCACCATGACTGTGATGGCCACCGGGGCCCCGTGCTCGGCTGGCCCACTCCTCAGACCAAGCGTGGCCCTCGAGGCCGCTGGCCGCGGTGCCACTCTCTTGCAGCTGGGGCCACTGAGTGCCCAAGTCAGGCCCGGTGGCGAGGAAAGGTCCCTTGCCGGCCTGGGCCCGCTGGTGTCTGTGGGGCGCCAGCTGGAAGTGCATCACACGCACACGACCAACACGCCCACTGTGGCCCGCTCCGCCATGGGTGCCGGGGAGCCCCACGAGCTGCTGGGGGCCCCCACACTTGTGTACGAGAGCTCAGCCAGCGCCTCTGTGACTGCCGCAGCCCTGGAGGCACTGCTGTGCCCCTCGGCCGCCGTGACCCAGGTCTGCTCCAACCCCCCGTGTGAGACCCACGAGACGGGCACCACCCACACACCCACCACGGCCACATCCGGAGGGGCTGCAGGCCAGCCAGAGGGCGGGCAGCAGCCTCCTGCCAGCCGGCCCTGTGAGACGCACCAGACCGCTTCCACTGGCACGACCATGTCCGTCAGCTTGGGCGCCCTGCTCCCGGATGCCGCCCCCTCCCACAGGACCCTGGAGTCCAGCCTGGAGGTGGCAGTGCCACCCGCAGTCGCCCCTCAGGCCGGTGCTTCGTTGCTCACTCCTTTCCCGACGCAAAGGGTGTGCTCCAACCCACCCTGTGAGACGCATGAGACAGGCACTACGCACACGGCCACCACTGTCACCTCCAACATGAGTTCCAACCAAG ACCCCCCACCGCCTGCCGGCGACCAGGGAGAGGTGGAGAGCACCCAGGGCGACAGTGTGAATATCGCCAGTTCCAGTCCCATCACGACAACAGTGTCCTCCACGCTGACGCGGGCCGTGACCACCGTGACACAGTCCACGCCAGTCCCAGGCCCTTCGGTGCCG AAGATCTCATCTGTGACTGAGACTGCCCCAGGGGCTCTGACCACCGAAGTCCCCATCCCGGCCACGATTACAGTGACCATAGCCAACACAGAAACTTCTGACATGCCCTTCTCTGCTGTTGACATCCTGCAGCCCCCAGAGGAGCTCCAGGCCTCTCCAGGGCCACGCCAGCAGCTTCCACCACGGCAGCTCCTGCAGCCTGCCTCCGCGCCCTTGGTGGGGGACTCCGCCGAGGTCCTGTCAGCCTCCCAGAGCCCTGAGCTCCAGGCCGCCGTGGATCTGAGCAGTACAGGGGACCCGTCTTCAGGCCAGGAGCCTGCCAGCTCGGCTGTGGTGGCCACCGTGGTGGTCCAGCCACCGCCGCCCACCCAGTCCGAAGTAGACCAGTTGTCCCTCCCCCAAGAGCTGATGGCCGAAGCCCAGGCGGGCACCACCACCCTCATGGTGACAGGGCTCACCCCAGAGGAGCTggcagtgactgctgctgctgaagCGGCCGCGCAGGCTGCAGCCACAGAGGAGGCCCAGGCCCTGGCCATACAGGCCGTGCTCCAGGCCGCACAGCAGGCTGTCATGG GCACCGGGGAGCCCATGGATACTTCAGAGGCGGCCGCAGCGGTGACACAGGCAGAGTTGAGCCACCTGTCGGCCGAGGGCCAGGAAGGCCAGGCGACCACTATCCCCATCGTGCTGACACAGCAGGAGCTGGCTGCCCTggtccagcagcagcagctccaggaaGCAcaggcccagcagcagcagcaccacctgcCCACGGAAGCACTGGCCCCGGCTGACAGCCTCAATGACCCGACCATCGAGAGCAACTGCCTCAATGAGCTGGCCGGGGCTGTGCCCAGCACCGTGAGCCTGCTGCCCCCCACGGCCACTGAGA GCCTGGCCCCGTCCAACACATTTGTGGCCCCCCAGCCGGTCGTTGTGGCCAGCCCCGCGAAGCTGCAGGCCGCAGCCACCCTGACGGAAGTGGCCAATGGCATTGAGTCCCTGGGTGTG AAGCCAGACCTGCCACCGCCACCTAGCAAAGCCCCTGTAAAGAAGGAGAACCAGTGGTTTGACGTGGGGGTCATTAAGGGTACCAATGTGATGGTGACACACTATTTCCTGCCACCCGAAGATGCTGTCCCGACTGAT GATGACTCGGGCACCGTGCCCGACTACAACCAGCTAAAGAAGCAGGAGCTGCAGCCAGGCACTGCCTATAAGTTCCGCGTCGCCGGGATCAATGCCTGCGGCCGGGGGCCCTTCAGTGAGATCTCAGCCTTTAAAACGTGTCTGCCTGGCTTCCCAGGGGCCCCGTGTGCCATTAAAATCAGCAAA AGTCCAGACGGTGCTCACCTCACCTGGGAGCCACCCTCTGTGACCTCCGGCAAGATCATCGAGTACTCAGTGTACCTGGCCATCCAGAGCGCGCAGGCCGGTGGTGAGACCAAGAGCTCGACCCCGGCGCAGCTGGCCTTCATGCGGGTGTACTGCGGGCCCAGCCCCTCCTGCCTCGTGCAGTCCTCCAGCCTCTCCAACGCCCACATCGACTACACCACCAAGCCCGCCATCATCTTCCGCATTGCTGCCCGCAATGAGAAGGGCTACGGCCCAGCCACCCAAGTCAGGTGGTTGCaag AAACCAGTAAAGACAGCTCTGGCGCCAAGCCGGCCAGCAAGCGGCCCATGTCGTCTCCAGAAAT GAAATCCGCGCCAAAGAAATCGAAGGCAGACGGTCAGTGA